The following are from one region of the Andrena cerasifolii isolate SP2316 chromosome 1, iyAndCera1_principal, whole genome shotgun sequence genome:
- the LOC143378247 gene encoding uncharacterized protein LOC143378247, whose amino-acid sequence MTSADTMYGPISRRCEPSVRRAIRAAIRLLAVHQSVHSGPNDTMMEWTPQICLKLLEVFEKHESLWNPRHPRYFDTIKKDDAWCTIAQEIGTEAEECKRKVESLKSSYRREKGKIKKSTTTGRGSDEIYHSKWFAFKAMQFLDDNTEPRNTISTADVDEAVDADILINPVDDVAPEETSQRAKQIKSPKKSCKRKEDPRIDEAFKYLKTAIDARNSESDECPAFGRYVAAKLQKFNNQQRVVAQHKISNILYEIEMSSLIPPSPNPSQQLNNTSHAPSSTFIPQASSSTFYSQTSSSTFIPPASSSTFIPQASSSTFYPQASSSTFIPPASSSTFIPPASSSTFIPQSTNPVSPPTPPTTTIYTELTPVSNRHDSHNSSHSISDNSNTYDTYPQSIPPSESSHPSPFSNSSDCTLNSYFSHFSDTDN is encoded by the exons ATGACGAGCGCGGATACAATGTATGGACCGATATCGAGGCGATGCGAACCGAGCGTTCGCCGGGCCATTCGCGCcgcgatccgcttgctggcggtccaccaaagcgtgcattcgggtccgaacgacACCATGATGGAGTGGACGCCACAAATTTGTCTCAAGCTCCTTGAGGTATTCGAAAAACACGAATCCTTATGGAATCCCAGACACCCGCGTTATTTCGATACTATAAAAAAGGACGACGCGTGGTGTACAATTGCCCAGGAGATCGGAACGGAGGCGGAAGAGTGCAAGAGGAAAGTGGAGAGCCTAAAAAGCTCGTACAGACGGGAAAAGGGGAAAATTAAGAAGAGCACCACAACTGGACGag GAAGCGACGAAATTTACCATTCAAAATGGTTCGCGTTCAAGGCGATGCAGTTTTTGGACGACAATACGGAACCCAGAAACACTATAAGC ACTGCCGATGTGGATGAAGCAGTCGATGCTGACATCCTTATTAACCCTGTGGACGACGTCGCGCCCGAAGAAACATCACAACGggcaaaacaaattaaatcacCGAAAAAGTCGTGCAAGCGGAAAGAAGACCCCCGAATCGATGaagcttttaaatatttaaaaactgccaTTGATGCCCGTAATTCGGAGAGTGACGAGTGCCCAGCATTCGGGAGATATGTTGCggccaaattacaaaaatttaacaacCAGCAGCGAGTGGTAGCCCAACATAAAATCAGCAATATACTCTATGAAATAGAAATGTCCTCCTTAATTCCGCCTTCACCCAATCCTTCGCAACAGCTCAATAATACTTCACATGCTccttcgtccacattcattccacaagcttcttcatccacattctaTTCACAAacttcttcatccacattcattccacctgcttcttcgtccacattcattccacaagcttcttcatccacattctatccacaagcttcttcatccacattcattccacctgcttcttcgtccacattcattccacctgcttcttcgtccacattcattccacagtCTACAAATCCTGTTTCCCCACCTACACCGCCTACTACTACCATCTACACCGAACTTACTCCTGTTTCTAATAGACACGATTCACATAATTCATCACATTCAATCAGTGACAATTCCAACACCTACGACACCTATCCACAGTCTATTCCACCTTCCGAATCATCACATCCATCTCCATTTTCCAATAGTTCTGATTGTACACTAAACTCATATTTCTCCCACTTCTCTGACaccgataattaa